From Lemur catta isolate mLemCat1 chromosome 19, mLemCat1.pri, whole genome shotgun sequence, a single genomic window includes:
- the PPP1R14A gene encoding protein phosphatase 1 regulatory subunit 14A, with protein MAAQRLGKRVLSKLQSPSRARGPGGSPGGLQKRHARVTVKYDRRELQRRLDVEKWIDGRLEELYRGREADMPDEVNIDELLELENEDERGRKIQGLLKSCTNPTEDFIRELLAKLRGLHKQPGLRQPSPSSDSSLSPRQDRARTAHP; from the exons ATGGCAGCTCAGCGGCTGGGCAAGCGGGTGCTGAGCAAGCTGCAGTCTCCGTCGCGGGCCCGCGGGCCGGGGGGCAGCCCGGGGGGGCTGCAGAAACGGCACGCGCGTGTCACCGTCAAGTATGACCGGCGGGAGCTGCAGCGGCGGCTGGACGTGGAAAAGTGGATCGACGGGCGCCTGGAAGAGTTGTACCGCGGCAGG GAGGCAGACATGCCTGATGAGGTCAACATCGATGAATTGTTGGAATTAGAGAATGAAGACGAGAGAGGCCGGAAAATCCAA GGACTCCTGAAGTCATGCACAAACCCCACTGAG GACTTCATCCGGGAGCTGCTGGCGAAGCTGCGCGGCCTCCACAAGCAGCCAGGCCTccgccagcccagcccctccagcGACAGCAGCCTGAGCCCCCGCCAGGACCGGGCCCGGACTGCACACCCCTGA